GCGTGCCGGTCCAGACGCGGCCTTGCGCGAGCTTGTCCACCTGCTCGGGAGTCATCTTGCGGGCGGCGGCGACCTTGCCAACAAACTTGTTATAGAAATCGGTCATCAGTGCACGCACGCGAACGCGTTCCTCTGGAGTATAGGGGCCGTAATCGGAGTCGAGGCGCGAGAAGTTGCCGCGCGAGATCACCTCTTTGTTGATCCCCAGCTTGTCGTAGAGGCCCTTCAGGTTGAACTTGCCGTAGACAATTCCAATGGAGCCGGTGAGCGTGCCAGCCTCGGCGATGATGGGATCGCCGGTCATGGCTAGATAATATCCGCCCGAGGCGGCCACGTCCGACATCGAGAATACGAGAGGTTTCTTCTTGCTGAGCAGATTCATGCGTCGCCAGATTTCATCAGACGCAAAGGCGTCGCCGCCGGGCGAATCAATGCGCACGATCACGCCCTTGATGTCGTCGTCTTCTTCGACATCTTTCAGCACCTCGCCCATGGTCTCCGCGCCGAGTGTCTTGCCACCCATTACAGGATTGTGAGATTCCTTGCCGGAGGTAATATCACCCACGGCATAAACGACCGCGATGCGCGGCGACTTGTTCTTGAGCGTGGGGGCGGTAGCAGTTCTATAATCTTCCACATCCACTTGCGGTGCGTCCTCTTCGCTCTTGCCGCCGGCAACTTCCTTCTCCACTTCGTCCGCGTAACGCAGCGCGTCAACCAAACCGGCCCGCTCGGCGCGGGCTGGCTCGAATGGGCCGGACTCTTCAATCAACTTGCGCATTTCCTCAACGGGCTTGCGGCGCGCCGCGGCGATGGTGGTCAGGAAGCCGCCATAGATGTCGTCCATCATGGACGTGGAGGCCTCACGGAAAGCCTCGCTCATCTGATTGGTCTTGAACACATCGGCGAAATTCTTGTAGGCTCCGATCTGTTCGAGGTCCGCCTGAACGCCAATCTTAGCCAGGCCATCCTTGAAGAACATTACCTCCATGCGGATGCCCTTGACGTCCAGAGCGCCCGCCGGCGAGAGGTAGAGTTTGTCGGCGACGCTGGCCAGATAGTATTCCCGAGAGCCTGAGACGCCGAGCAGCGCGGTAATCTTCTTGCCGCTGGTGCGGAAGTCAGCGAGCGCGCGGCGCAGTTGCTGGAGCTTGCCCCAACCCATTCCCAAGCGACCAGGCTGGAGCAGAATGCCAGTGATTCGATTATCGATTTTGGCGCGCTCGATGGTGCGGATTAACGACACCATGGTCATGGGCTGCCGCTCGCCGAGCAACT
This window of the Acidobacteriota bacterium genome carries:
- the sppA gene encoding signal peptide peptidase SppA translates to MKKWFFGLLTGFSLAFTLITLVTLYSAYYGSGRPNIKENSTLVLDISGDVPEQVSPDIAGQLLGERQPMTMVSLIRTIERAKIDNRITGILLQPGRLGMGWGKLQQLRRALADFRTSGKKITALLGVSGSREYYLASVADKLYLSPAGALDVKGIRMEVMFFKDGLAKIGVQADLEQIGAYKNFADVFKTNQMSEAFREASTSMMDDIYGGFLTTIAAARRKPVEEMRKLIEESGPFEPARAERAGLVDALRYADEVEKEVAGGKSEEDAPQVDVEDYRTATAPTLKNKSPRIAVVYAVGDITSGKESHNPVMGGKTLGAETMGEVLKDVEEDDDIKGVIVRIDSPGGDAFASDEIWRRMNLLSKKKPLVFSMSDVAASGGYYLAMTGDPIIAEAGTLTGSIGIVYGKFNLKGLYDKLGINKEVISRGNFSRLDSDYGPYTPEERVRVRALMTDFYNKFVGKVAAARKMTPEQVDKLAQGRVWTGTQAKANGLVDELGGMERALEMIKQKSGIAAGDDVLLVEFPKRKRLLDLLLERARGSARMWASPLDQARAQLIEIEAFARTTGWARMPAQIDIR